TCACTAGATTTTGCAAAATGTGAAACGACACAGGGATAGaagaatttatttaaattatatgttaTAATTAATACTAATTGGGTGATTAAACCCCAATCCGGCCATACACATGACCAATTGACCATTGACTAGCTACGACTCATACTCAGATTTTATTATCGGAAACACTCATGACACAACCTTATAATTAAACCCTCACCACTAAACAAGCTAGGGTTGAAACTTAAATAGCTCATAATGATAATACTAATGAGTAGCAATGCAAGATCATCAATCAATTATCATGATTAATGAACTTAATACACAATGCCGGCCAAGTCGTCAAAGTAGCATGAGATTAATTAAGCATAGATGATCTTGATAGCATCAATGGTAATATCTTCTGATCCGGATCTAGGGATCACGGTGATCAACACATTGTCATCATCGTCGGCCTCGAGCTCCTCAAGGAGCTCAGTAAGGCCGGCACGAAAGTTGGTCTTGGCTTGAGTCTTGCCCTTATGCTTGTGTGGCAATTGTGCGAAACTTCCAGCAAACTCAGTCTGATCCGGTGCACTAACATCATCGTCGTCTTCATCGTTCACATACACATCAAACTTCACATACTTCTCACTATCGTAAGTAATCCCTTGAATGATCAAAAGCTCCTCTTTGTCCGCCTTTTCTTTCTTGCTTCTCGATTTCTTGGGCCGAGGTACCAAAACCTTGACAATCTTGTCGAGTTTCACTGGAAAAGTGACGTCGTTTGTCTTTTTCACTTTCCCATCTAGCTTTTTAGCTACACCGGATTTCGGTGCACGTGGGACTGGCTTGCTGTTCAGCCAGGGTACGTCTACTCTTTGGTAGTCGTACCCTAGCTGGTTAGTAAGCAAGCAGTCCTTCACATAAACTCTAACAAGTTTCGCGTTTTCAtcatagaaaacaaatgaactgTTTAACCAATCAGGATCCGTAATGTCCTTATGTTTCCCTCCCAACATTTTCCACAACGACCACATTCGGTCCACATTCGAATGGTGACAATAAAACAACGTGTCACGACCCGCGGAATAAAAGTTTCCGAGGTTTTCACCGTTTGTTTGTCTTGGGTCACCCACCCACCTATGAACCGGTGTGTGTGGGCTTTGTTCAACCGAGCCACCACCCGAAATCGGCTCAATGCCAGCCCGATACTCACCACCAAAAAATGCGGTGGGGTCAGTTGCGTTTGTCACCATTTGGCGGTACATGATTGCGAGATTGTTCTTCACTTTTTCGATATCGGTAGCATCAGTGTCCTTACCATTGTAACCAAGATCAACAACTGCTTTCAAATGGGCTTGGTTTCTTTTGGGGTCAAAGAGGGCGGATTTCGAGTCGTTGAAGTATTTTGGTATTGTCATTCCAGCTGGGGTGTCCCAGTTCCAAAATGGCAATGCGAATGTGGGATCACCAATAAGGCTTCCCAAGATTCTCTCATAGAAGTAAAGATACCAACGGTGGAACGGAAAGAAGAGCCATGAGTTATGAATTTGGATTTCGATATCCGGAAACCCACTTGATGATTGAGTGTAAGCACCGTTGCAATAAGCGCAATGAATATGCGCTTGTTGCAAGAAGTTTCGAGGATCACTCTCAGGAAGCTCCTTCATGCGCTTGATCGCTTCATTAAACTTAGCAATGTACTTAGGACTAAGCAAATGCGCTGCGGGGCGCACCTTAAACGCTTGATCCGTGGGGAATTTGAAATCCATGATTTGACTTGAGTCTGGCGGGCAACAATCCCCGCCAGTAGGAGTGGCCTCTCCAGGTCTGAACCCGGTAAGAGGATTAGTTCCACATTTTGAAATATCTGGGGCAGCTAGTGGTGCTGCCCCAACAGACGGAACTGAAAAGTTCACAGCTCCAGCTAGACCCCCGAGACCTAAAAGAATGTCTCGGCGGTCAAGGTGGTTGTTGTTAGCATTGCATGAGACTTTGTGTTTGAGTGACTTAATGGTACATTTTTTGGAGGATTTTGAGAACAATGGCCAAGATGAGACAGGTGGGGAGGTTTTGGTGAAAGATGAAGAGAAGGTTTTAGTTGTGGTTTCGGCCGTGGTTGGAGCTGTTAGAGTTTGAAGGGAAGCCATATTTGCATGTCAATATGATTCTTAGCATGGTTTATATAGAGGAGAATTCACGTAACACTAGTACTTGCCAGGCAAGTTGTCACGTTCCATAATTAATGGTTGATAATTTTTAATACACTTTTAAAACAATTAGTAGCATACTTTTTTGAACCTTTGTTTATCTATATACTGTATCTCTAAAATAGTGTTAGTTTTAAATCTCTAGATATATGCCACAGCCCACATGCAACAACTTGATTGCTAAATAAATACTACTGTATATTAATATACCTAAATCGGCTTTCTACTTGTGGGATATGAATCTATAAGTTATGGACGATCAATCTTGAAAATATGCAAAAACAGTTGAAATACAGTATATTGATTACTTAGcttgatgatatgattatataacgtttactagcacggtacccacATAATGCGACGATAGTCGTAGTGGCAGTAGCGATCAAATCTAGGAATGAAAATTACGTGTGTCTAAATCTGGTTaatttaggtaaaaaaaaatttccccGTTTTTAATAACGAGTCAGGTCTTTGCAAAACATCATATATgtcaaaatgaaattttttcacAAAAAGAGTTCATTCACAAAGTACCTATTAGTACAATTAAGCAAAATTGTTATAAGTCTTCCTAGTTCTACCTTGTCATAATGTTATATCGTCAACTCAACTTTTATTCTGACCACTAtcttaaatataaaaagatacgagtagtttttattattgtacAATTTTACTATAAAATTGATTCTTGGTAAATCTTTTTTGGTTCATCCTTCCTCTCACAACCACTCTTAATAAATCTTGCAAAAATAGttgggttattattattatacgatAGGACTACttgaaaaaaatctttttataagTTAGTGTTTTAAATATTAGAGATTTTAATTTAGAAATGAAAGTAATGACTAAAGTTTAGAGGTATGTTACTAATAAACCATTAAAATTATAAGAAGAGCCTATGTGTTTAttgaaattgttttgttttagagtaaattacactttttgtccctgaagttggcacgtttttcacatttcatcttttaagtgaaaaaattagaattttgaccttaaagttggcatattttttcaataatgTCCCTCgtcaaacgtcgttaagttttagccgttaagtcggacacgtgcaacacacgtgaatgactgaaactgcaaaaaatgacaagttcagggacgtaaactgaaatttacttttctgtggtcatcatcttcatcttcttcggcTGACTTTCGTTggaaaattcgccggaaaacttaaaatgccgatatatcactcgtttcttcgaattagaccacgaaagcaccaccaaacttctcaaatttaatttttgcacgaatcctaaccaaaagatttcagattcaacacttgccagaaaactcaaaatacccataacatggaCTTTGAGCAATATTTCTGTACGATTTAGCTTGTTTCAATAATGCAATATTTCTGTTTTCGCAAATAAGTCCATGTTGGATTAGGTGTACGTGCTCTTCACTAAGACACCAATGGTGTGCCTCAAATTCCATAAGCTctgcaccaaaaagaaaagtacaaaatggGGAGAGACTTTCATGTGGGTTTGGTTTTTGTCAATGAGGCAAATATATAAAatcgaaaaattagaaatatatataaggagGAAGCAAAGAGGGACGAAAGGACCAGGAGACCTGACAAGCCCCTGCAACTCAAATATTTCAGATCAAAAATTCTGATCATCGTCACCTGattcttagtttatgtaataaaagttcaaagcaatttacagttcgtcatttggttgattatagctcttgttctatattttgtatagaaactttaaatccgTTGTTCGTGAAATCCTTATGTCGAAATCTCATTCTGAAAGTTGTTACAAGTTTACAATTGATTCATctagtattgtgttaagtttcatagcgattcgttacctttcatttttggcgatttagttagatgttagtttcatcgtaaggttttcgatatagtttactggtcaattgttaaggttattaagttgttataatagttagattagtagattgaggtacaaagaattcgggtgtaacaaccgattcattggatctcgtttcggttataggattcgtgcggaaattaattttgagaaatttggtggtggtttcgtggtctaattcgaagaaacgagtgagatatcggcattttaagttttccagcGAATTTTCCGACAAAAGTCAGCCGGAGAAAATGGAGATGATgaaaacagaaaagtaaatttcatttttcgtccctgaacttgtcattttttgcagtttcagtccctcacgtgtgttgcacgtgtccgacttaacggctgaaacttaacgacgtttggcgagggacgatgattgaaaaaatctgccaactttaaggtcaaaattgtaattttttcacttaagggacgaaaagtgaaaaacgtctCAACTTCAatgacgaaaagtgtaatttactctttgtTTTATAACTAACTGATATAAGAATGGAAGAATATGTATATCtagttataatttatttacttcAAATGATTCAAAAGACTTGCTTTATAATTTATCTAAGTCCACATCCTTGAATAACATGCATCCAATTATAATTTCTATATGCCTGTTATAAAAATGTTCGATCTAACATTGGTCTATGGACCTAGTTTAATACCACATGGAACCGCCCTTGCATGGCGGTGAGTCGGTGATGATGTGATGGTGGGAGTGACTATTGGTGGTGGAGACAACATCGAGTGTTGAAGAGGTGGTTGATGcaaaattaattgatttaaagggttaatataattgaattattaatgttaaggcgtagtgtatgtgaaaatattttaaagaatgATAGGtgaaatattacatattttccaAGGCttctaaaaaaagttatttttttatataatagtatggAAAAGGGTCGACATttgttaatttttcttttaatatcaattttatCAATGGAATATCGGTTGAGAATTttcaatttataaaagaaatcgtTATAAcgtttcttttatatttaaatcaatATACATTGATATCAATTACATAATTATTAACAGTGTGGTACTGGTGATACTCGGACGACAGATATAGTTATTGaactatttattcttttttgtaATTTTCTCATTTAGCCGCAGGTCCTTATATATGAATTCAGATTTTCTCTTTCTGAGTAGATACAAgattgtctacatctcaacttTTTATACCCCGATGTAGTGATGGAGTCTTGTTgtctttgtatatataataataatcaatagcCATCGAAAAGTCTAAACTAGTGGATTGTcaaattattttcttaaaaagttatagactatatatacaataatgGTAACTAAAGGGCTCTATTCTTAATATAAATGAAGATTAACGTATTTGTTTGAACGATTCCTTGACTTTGATTTGTATTCTCGTAAGTAGGAGCAAGCAGATATCTATGGATAGTGCGCGACTTGTCAAAGACCCCTTCACATGTCCATCGATCCCTTTGTGACAAATTCTCATACCCGATGATGTTCTAACAAAATGATCGATGCGTCGTATAAGCATGATCAATTGATCATTTACATGTGAATTCTCGATCCTTGCCGTCTGTCTTTCACTATATATGTTTTGCAGAATTGCAAAGATGTCGAATTATTTCATCTGCTTGTAGATGTTTTCTGAACTCAATTTGGACCTAGTTGTGACTTGTGACATTACTAAAGACTATAAGTTAGGTAGGAATATGGGGAAGATTTTACTATATTGTTTATccgaaaaaaaaagtattacttATATGTATATGGTACTTAATTAGGGTATCCTCATGATTGTTTTGAACAATTTCCTTTGCAATTTTTCAAGATGTTTAACGAGGAAGATTTGAACATATGACAGCATTTGTGAAAACATTTGGACTCAAACCATTAAGCTATATATCTAGTAGTGGTTCAAGGATTATAATTAAAATGTCGGATCCGTAAGGCCAAATACATCTGAAACAAAAAATTCACCCTATTCAAACAAACTAAAATGGATGACCCTTTTCATGTACTCGACTACTCGTAGTCTCATAACAATACCAATAATCATTGAttaaggattatttactaaaagCAGAAACAATTGGTCACATGTGAAATGGTaatggaaaaaaacaaaacgaCAAATAATGATATAGGCCGGTATTAGTATCAGATTCGCGGAATCAATGTACTAATTGCTAAATGCTTCATATGTACTTTTGGTCACTTGCATGAAATTGAAAACAAAGACATATTGTACTTGCTTTTATACCAGGCCCACAACATATGATCATCAATAATAAGGATTCCCaataataatctatattttGCATTGATGTTATTATTAGATGTACAATACCTTATAGACGgttataaatcattttgaattaatatcttaaaaatcctttttaacaattaaatgaagacaaataaaaaaaaaattaacggataagattaagaaaaaaaaaaacttgtgaaATCCGCATGTtaccttttatagttttaggaTGATTTTTTGTATAAGCTTTAagaagatattttatttttttttacattatttgtaactataatacttttaaagTTTTGGGAAATGATACATCTTTTAACGATCTTAAAACATGACGAATGTAGTCTACTTATTCTCTCTTCTAATTTCATCTTGTCAAATATCATGATCTAatagttaaaaagattattatgcTAATCCTTTAAgaggatatatcattttttattttttttaataacttttcaTATTTCTTCGAGCTCACAATGCAAAAGTATGATTTGAATATTACATGACGAGAAATTAGTTCTTATGATACTTAGAGCATCGGGTATGGAAAGAAAACCCCGATTCCGAACATCTACATGGCAATCGGCGTCGAGCTCTATTCCATcccccacccccccccccccaatccGGCACAGAATACTGCATCAAGATTCTTCATGTTCATGTAAATGGTCGACGATTTTGcttttctttgtttttagtGAATTCATTGGATGCCTCgatttccttttttctttttatattttgtttttcttcgcaaatatagacaaatatatgtatgtatgtatgtaaattGCAGTTAAAGTCACATGGGAAGATGAAATCAGAAAGTCAAATAAGGCAGCCTCTTGATATTCTTTTAAGAGAAATGCTATATGTACAAACTAAATGCAAACAAATGTTTacaaaatgatttgacaaattaAATGGACCAATTATATGTTAAGTTAATATCTCTTTCTCTAttctttttcttgatttgaATGGTTAGATATGAGTTTGTAATTAGTTTGTGACTCTAGTATTGCTCTTctcttaatttaaaattttcaattaaaaccttgaattattatcatatttgcataatagttattttagttttatgttgtttttttttacagccatatacttttatgtttttaatgtgatttttaaaagtatataaaaattgaaaatagtTGTGTTCTGCATTCTGCATCCATAACAACTTAAAACTGATAAAATGGTAAAAGCTGATGTGGTACTGATGTGGAGTTCTGGATAGTTTTGCGTGAATTAACCATACCTGATGCTCTTAACTCTTAAAAGTTTAGATTTATACATGAAAAAGATTTGGGgaattttataagttttcttCTTAAATCGAGTATATTTAAAATTCTtcctttaattttataaataatatcacTTTCATCATGTGTAATTTCTTTAGCATGCTAAACAAGTAAActgtttaaattttaagtttcaatatttcctttttaaaaatgttatcttatttattttatatttacttaaaataactataatactctttccCTCTCATAAaatatcaaccaatcattttttttctccctcctccataaatcatttatttcttcagttcattcaaaatcttttatctcaaaacccctacatcgataaattataaaatttatatgggtattcttaaaatttcatgctctttcattagagatgtcattcaatatattttcgatgaatttttaaattcgatgTCGGAACCCatacggttaagacatttggttatcacactttatgacctatcacctccatcatctcaccgccgcaacgcgtggaTACCTACTCTCGTGATAAATAATACTCAATATTAGTAATGTTAATACACGtatgttataaaaattttaatataaatgttaGGTTTGTTTATGTTTCTAATTGTAAACAGCTTTTTGTTATTTCTTTTCTCAAAGGTCTCTAAAGTTTGAGGTTGTTGTACTAGCTCTTTTTCCCATATGTTCTATGATTACTTCACATTAATTACGAAATAATAAAACGACCACTATTGTAGAGAAGTTTGCAGTAAAATGAAAAGTATGCGTTTAAACAAACTTTTACGGAATAGAATATATATg
The sequence above is drawn from the Erigeron canadensis isolate Cc75 chromosome 4, C_canadensis_v1, whole genome shotgun sequence genome and encodes:
- the LOC122598293 gene encoding polyphenol oxidase I, chloroplastic-like, producing MASLQTLTAPTTAETTTKTFSSSFTKTSPPVSSWPLFSKSSKKCTIKSLKHKVSCNANNNHLDRRDILLGLGGLAGAVNFSVPSVGAAPLAAPDISKCGTNPLTGFRPGEATPTGGDCCPPDSSQIMDFKFPTDQAFKVRPAAHLLSPKYIAKFNEAIKRMKELPESDPRNFLQQAHIHCAYCNGAYTQSSSGFPDIEIQIHNSWLFFPFHRWYLYFYERILGSLIGDPTFALPFWNWDTPAGMTIPKYFNDSKSALFDPKRNQAHLKAVVDLGYNGKDTDATDIEKVKNNLAIMYRQMVTNATDPTAFFGGEYRAGIEPISGGGSVEQSPHTPVHRWVGDPRQTNGENLGNFYSAGRDTLFYCHHSNVDRMWSLWKMLGGKHKDITDPDWLNSSFVFYDENAKLVRVYVKDCLLTNQLGYDYQRVDVPWLNSKPVPRAPKSGVAKKLDGKVKKTNDVTFPVKLDKIVKVLVPRPKKSRSKKEKADKEELLIIQGITYDSEKYVKFDVYVNDEDDDDVSAPDQTEFAGSFAQLPHKHKGKTQAKTNFRAGLTELLEELEADDDDNVLITVIPRSGSEDITIDAIKIIYA